From Bacillus pumilus, one genomic window encodes:
- a CDS encoding tetratricopeptide repeat-containing glycosyltransferase family 2 protein has protein sequence MVTISLCMIVKNEEEVLADCLSSVQDIVDEMIIVDTGSTDRTKEIAHSFSAQVLDFEWVQHFAKARNFAFSHATKEYILWLDADDVLLEEDRQKLLQLKETLDPSVDAVSMFYHVGFDQDGRVNFKYRRNRLVKRVLNFQWYGAVHEFLQVYGNIFPADIAVTHQKRKKTTTGEPGRNLRIYEDMLAKGEDMTPRDLFYFANELRDNRQHVRAIRFYHEFLATKQCWIEDEIRTCQYLADCYYAVGFEEAALSSLLRSFLYDQPRPEFCCRIGDHLKIQNKHQAAIFWYEQALKAPENETAFTLTQYKTWYPHLQLCYCYYQLGDLEKAKTHHLASSAHYPTHPSVLFNEKIFAEQT, from the coding sequence TGATACAGGGTCAACAGATCGTACGAAGGAGATTGCTCACTCCTTTTCAGCACAGGTACTTGATTTCGAATGGGTTCAGCACTTTGCAAAAGCCCGCAATTTCGCTTTCTCACATGCAACGAAAGAGTATATTTTATGGCTTGATGCTGACGATGTTCTGCTTGAAGAAGACCGTCAAAAACTTCTTCAGCTCAAAGAGACGCTTGATCCTTCGGTGGATGCCGTCTCAATGTTTTATCATGTGGGATTTGATCAAGACGGTCGGGTGAATTTTAAATATAGAAGAAATCGCCTTGTGAAGCGTGTCTTGAACTTTCAGTGGTACGGGGCCGTACATGAGTTTCTTCAAGTGTATGGCAACATCTTTCCAGCCGATATAGCCGTCACACATCAAAAGCGCAAGAAAACAACCACTGGTGAGCCTGGGCGCAACCTGCGAATTTATGAAGACATGCTCGCAAAAGGAGAGGACATGACGCCACGTGATCTCTTTTACTTTGCCAATGAATTAAGAGATAACAGGCAGCATGTCAGGGCGATTCGTTTTTATCATGAATTTTTAGCGACAAAACAGTGCTGGATTGAGGATGAAATTCGCACATGCCAATATTTAGCCGACTGCTATTATGCGGTAGGCTTCGAGGAAGCGGCTTTATCCTCATTATTACGCTCTTTCTTATATGATCAGCCCCGGCCAGAATTTTGCTGCCGGATCGGGGATCATCTAAAAATACAAAATAAACATCAGGCAGCGATCTTTTGGTATGAGCAGGCGCTGAAGGCTCCTGAAAACGAAACAGCCTTCACACTCACACAGTATAAAACGTGGTATCCACATCTCCAGCTTTGCTATTGTTATTATCAGCTCGGCGATTTGGAAAAAGCCAAGACACATCACCTTGCCTCCTCCGCCCATTACCCCACTCATCCAAGTGTGCTGTTCAATGAAAAAATATTTGCTGAACAGACATAG